The following nucleotide sequence is from Zea mays cultivar B73 chromosome 1, Zm-B73-REFERENCE-NAM-5.0, whole genome shotgun sequence.
AATTAATTAACATCTTATGAATCGTTAATATGTCTCTTGCAACTGGACCCAGAACACAACAGTTATACGTTTTCGATCAAATAGCTGGTGGTTGTTACTGAATTATAATGATATTCGTCTACTTCTACAGGTCAAACTTTCAATTCATTTGGCCTTGGCAGGAGTGGTCTTATGTCAAGGACCTCCCAAAATGGGCTCCACAACGGGTTTTTGTCCAGGAAGTACTGGAAAGGGAAGTTCGCTTGTCGTACTTTGAAAAAATCAAGCAGGTTAATGTTGTGCTATTAGCCATTACTTATCAAGGAGGGTTTCCTTTGCAATATGTCGATATGCATTCTTCTTTGTTAAAAAACAGAACTTATAGGTATCTTGCATCACTTGTTTTTTTGCAGAGTATCGAGGATGCTGCTGAGTTAGAAGAACTGCTACCCCCAAAAGCTGGGCCTAATTTCAAATTCCATAGCGATGAAAGCAACGAAAGCACTGATGGCCTGAAGTTATCCAAGGAACTTATTGGCTTGATTAGAGGAAAGAAGTCTACATATGATATTATTTTATGGGTTGAGGAACAAATAATTCCAAAAAATGGTACTGAATTTGCACTTGATGTTGTTAGCCAGACGCTTCTTGACATGGGTTCAAAAAGTTTCACCCATCTTGTCACTATTTTGGAGAGATATAATAAGATAATCTCTAAGCTATGTCCAAATGAGGAAATGCAGCTACTGTTAATGAATGGAGTCAGTGCTTATTGGAAGAACAGTACCCAGATGACTGCTATAGCTATTGACAGAATGATGGGTTATCGCCTGATATCCAATTTGGCTATAGTCAAATGGGTTTTTTCTCCTGCCAATGTTGAGCAATTTCATGTTTCTGATCGACCATGGGAGGTGCATCCTTTGTCCTTAATTTTACCTTCATTTGTGGTAAAAAAGTAGTACATATATCAACCAAATAAAACTAATATTTAATGAGTTCAACAATTTCATTATAATTATAATTGTGATAGTTTTTTTTTTTTTATAAACTGGGAGTTCTGTTTTGTTTGGATGCATATTTATGGTGATTTGTGTCTTCTCGATGCTTCTTTTCCAATAGCCCAGTTATAACTCAATTTCTCATCTTCAGTTTAAATATATCTGATTGAAAGTTTTTCCATCAGATTCTTAGAAATGCTGTTAGTAAAACATACAATCGGATCAGTGACCTCCGCAAAGAAATTCAATCACTCAAGAAGGGTCTTCAAGTTGCTAAAGAGGCTAGTGCAAAAAACAGAAAGGAGCTGGAGGAGGCCAAATCAGTGCTTGAGATTGTAGAGGGGCAACCTGCACCAGCTGAAAGACCAGGTAGGATAAGGCGACTAGAATCACATGTCAAAAATGCAGAGGATGAGGAAAGAACTCTTGAAGAATCTTTAGAAGCGAAGGGAGTTCTCCTTGCTCGGGCTCATGAGGAAAGCAAGGTACATATTTTTTAATTTTTGTTAGGTTCTTATTGTTTTGCATGTGCACTGTTATATTGCATAACCTCTGTAGTGTGGAATACTTCACTATCATGGAGTCCTATCCTTTTACCCACTTATTGGTGTCTGGCTATTTGGTTGACAGGACTTGCTTAAGCTACTCTTTAAGAGCTTTGTTGACGTGCTCACTGAACGTTTGCCGCCTGTCTCTGTTGATGGGGAAATTCCTAATCTGCGCAGTGGAGATCAAAATGTAAATTTTGCAGCTCAAAATTCTGAAGCAGCAACAATGGAGATTGACAATGAAAATGGAGCAGATAATAATAGGTCAGTCTGATATTCAGGTTGCACCACTCATATAAGTACAAAACCACATTTTCTAGCTCTTCCCTcataaacaaaaaatttgcagTTATGTTGATATGTTCTTTCAGATGATCTTGACTTCTCGAGACTGGTCTAAATGTGCATTTTCCTAGATAAAGTATCTTGCCTTTCATTTTGATCACAAGCAATGATATGCCAGGAATTGGTGTTAACATCTAGTTATATGCAGATTGGATGTTTTAGTAGCTATATTTGCCATTATCTTGTTCTGAACTGCTAACCAATGTACCACCTTTACAGTGAACCGAATGAGCGAAACACAAAAAATGCATATAATGTTGGAGAGCTTGAGCAGTGGTGTCTCTGTACACTGGGTTATCTCAAGTCATTTTCCCGCCAATATGCAAGTGAGGTTAGTTTGCCATCTCTTATTGGAGTATCTCAATACTTTTATATGAAAATCTTGTTGGACCAACTAATTGGCAAGGGCCAGTTTTTTTATATCAAATGATCTCTTGCATGTCCTAGCAACGGTAATGGACAGGATAAGGTGTATCAGAGCTAAATATTAATATTATACTGAAAAATTGCTCTTGCATTTACAAAAGCTTTACTTGAGCACATCATTTCATTGGCTTTACAAGGTTGTGACCTCATACTGATCATTTATCATTTATAACGTCGGGTACAGATTTGGTCAAACATAGCAATGTTGGATGAGGTCTTCGTTGGGGATGTTCACCCACTTATCCGAAAAGCTGCTTTCTCTGGTTTGCGCAGATTTACCAATGAAGGGTCTCATCCTTGAATTTGACACCATACCCATATTCTTTATAGAACTGAGTGTATTGTACCTGTATGATAGAGGACAACTTTTCTCCTTGTTTAACTAATCAAATAGGCATAAACATTTTTCCTTGGTTTCGTATGCCTTTTTTTCTGTTCCCTTGCTTCTCGGCCACTAAATGAAAATTTTTACCAGGTAACTAAGTTAATGTTCTTTTCTGAAGTAACATCAGAATATGCATGGTTCAGTGTTAATTTAACCTATTGACTGAGCCTGAGGGGTTGATATTTACAGGCCCTAGTATCAGTGGTACAATGAACGTGTCACATGCACTAGACCAAAGGACACGCCCTATGGAAAAACATTAATCTTGTTCTAATCCTGTTAATATTTACAGGTCCTAGGAAGGTTGGGCTAAACATTAACCGCCTAATCTATTTCTAATCCTGTTTGAAGAGACATCGTTTGTAGAGGTCTCTTTAAAGAGAGATCGTTTCACAACACTCCCTTAGTTCGAATCTTGAGATCAATATGTTGCAAAACCCTATGGAAAAAAAATGTAAGGAATATCTTATTGTGACGAACCACTTTGTTTTTGGTAGCTCCGTTAAAAACTCTTGTGGAGAAAAATTGGAGATACGGCATACTATTAATTTATCTAAAAACCATGTAGGAAAATCGCGAGAAAATATGTTGATATACTGTTAAAAACTCTATAAAAACAATGAAAAAGATCAGGAGTAATTGCTACATAATATTTTGGGAATAAGAAGACAGGCTGTAATTGGTGTGAGTTTCTCTCAACCACTAGATGATGCACGCTATGAGAAAAGCCGCTTTGCAACATATTGAAGAGTTGGTGTATTTGACCCAAATATAGACCACCAGCTAGATGGAGAAGCGCCGCAATCAACTATTCTCCTTGCGGATCACTCAAGAATTCTCCAACCTTCCTCCTGAAAATCTCATACTCCTGGAGCGCTATCGCAGCTGTGTTTGCATCAAACATCCTCCCCACACCCTTTTGAAGATCTGTCAAAATATTATTTGTTGTCCTCGTGTAGTAATTGACATACGAGTGCAAGGTGCAAATTGTTTGCACATATGTATCCCTCATCATATGTGTGCAAGGCGCAAGCTATTTGCATGTATGTATCCCTCATCGATGTTCATTCTTTTATTTACCACTTGcatgatgtcacacccggttttaagggacaaagccggtgtgcatctcatatatgcgtcaaagaagacaacacatataataacagagtgtatagagaaaaatgtcataatataatcagagtatttattacacagcggaagtcttacaaaataaaagataaatataaatcaAACTAAAGTCTAtctttggcgccataaagtcaactggtagacgccacctagatcgaaa
It contains:
- the LOC100384700 gene encoding nuclear cap-binding protein subunit 1 isoform X1, with translation MSAGWRTLLLRIGDRCAEYGGSADHKEHIETCYGVLSREYEHSRDAIFEFLLQCTEQLPHKIPFFGVLIGLINLENEDFSKAIVDTTQANLEDALHNENRDRIRILLRFLSGLMCSKVVVPSSIIETFETLLSSAVTILDDETGNPSWQPRADFYVYCILASLPWAGPELFEQVPDEFERVLFGIQSYISIRRHFDDIAFSVFETDEGHSPNKKDFMEDLWERIQALSRNGWKVKSVPKPHLPFEAQLVAGKSHRLSPISCPPPTPSQSSSEMLKGQEKHEADMKYPQRLRRLHIFPMNKAENMQPVDRFVVEECILDVLLFFNGCRKECAFYLVSLPVSYRYEYLMAETIFSQLLLLPNPPFKPIYYTLVIIDLCKALPGAFPSVVVGAVHALFDRISNMDMECRTRLILWFSHHLSNFQFIWPWQEWSYVKDLPKWAPQRVFVQEVLEREVRLSYFEKIKQSIEDAAELEELLPPKAGPNFKFHSDESNESTDGLKLSKELIGLIRGKKSTYDIILWVEEQIIPKNGTEFALDVVSQTLLDMGSKSFTHLVTILERYNKIISKLCPNEEMQLLLMNGVSAYWKNSTQMTAIAIDRMMGYRLISNLAIVKWVFSPANVEQFHVSDRPWEILRNAVSKTYNRISDLRKEIQSLKKGLQVAKEASAKNRKELEEAKSVLEIVEGQPAPAERPGRIRRLESHVKNAEDEERTLEESLEAKGVLLARAHEESKDLLKLLFKSFVDVLTERLPPVSVDGEIPNLRSGDQNVNFAAQNSEAATMEIDNENGADNNSEPNERNTKNAYNVGELEQWCLCTLGYLKSFSRQYASEIWSNIAMLDEVFVGDVHPLIRKAAFSGLRRFTNEGSHP
- the LOC100384700 gene encoding nuclear cap-binding protein subunit 1 isoform X2; this translates as MCSKVVVPSSIIETFETLLSSAVTILDDETGNPSWQPRADFYVYCILASLPWAGPELFEQVPDEFERVLFGIQSYISIRRHFDDIAFSVFETDEGHSPNKKDFMEDLWERIQALSRNGWKVKSVPKPHLPFEAQLVAGKSHRLSPISCPPPTPSQSSSEMLKGQEKHEADMKYPQRLRRLHIFPMNKAENMQPVDRFVVEECILDVLLFFNGCRKECAFYLVSLPVSYRYEYLMAETIFSQLLLLPNPPFKPIYYTLVIIDLCKALPGAFPSVVVGAVHALFDRISNMDMECRTRLILWFSHHLSNFQFIWPWQEWSYVKDLPKWAPQRVFVQEVLEREVRLSYFEKIKQSIEDAAELEELLPPKAGPNFKFHSDESNESTDGLKLSKELIGLIRGKKSTYDIILWVEEQIIPKNGTEFALDVVSQTLLDMGSKSFTHLVTILERYNKIISKLCPNEEMQLLLMNGVSAYWKNSTQMTAIAIDRMMGYRLISNLAIVKWVFSPANVEQFHVSDRPWEILRNAVSKTYNRISDLRKEIQSLKKGLQVAKEASAKNRKELEEAKSVLEIVEGQPAPAERPGRIRRLESHVKNAEDEERTLEESLEAKGVLLARAHEESKDLLKLLFKSFVDVLTERLPPVSVDGEIPNLRSGDQNVNFAAQNSEAATMEIDNENGADNNSEPNERNTKNAYNVGELEQWCLCTLGYLKSFSRQYASEIWSNIAMLDEVFVGDVHPLIRKAAFSGLRRFTNEGSHP